ACCCCCTTCCCCTCCCGTGCGAGGCCCACGATGCTCGACATACTCAGAAAGCACGCATCCTCATGGATAATCAAGGCGATGCTGGCGGCCATCGTCATCAGCTTCGTCTTCTTCTTCGGCTGGAGCACCTTCCGCAAGGGCATGGCCAAGCCCTCCGACGCGGTGGGCAGCGTCAACGGCGTACCCATAGCCGCCTCGGAGTTCCGGTTCCTGTACGACCGGAACTTCGAGAGGCTGAAGGCGAGCTTCAAGGAGGGCGAGATGCCGGAGTTCCTGCAGAGGATGGCCGCCCAGGGGACGCTCGAGCAGCTCGTCTACCGGACGCTCATGCTCTCTACCGCGGAGCAGCTGGGCGCGGTGGTGCCCGACGGGGCGCTCGCAGCGGCGATCAGGGACACGGCCGCGGCGCAGCGCGACGGGGCCTTCGACCTGGTCTTCTACAAGGAGCAGTACCTGCCATACTTCAAGCAGCGATTCGGCATCGACTACGAGGAATTCATCTCCCAGGAGATCATGGTGGAGGATCTGCGCTCCATGTTCGGCGGCATAAGCCTCTCACCCCCGTTCCCGGAGGAGAAGGGCGCGGAGTGGACCTTCGAGGTGGTCGAGCTCGACCCGGACGCGCTCAAGGACACCTTCAAATCGCCCGACGAGGCCAGGTCGTTCGCAGCGATGCTCATCGCCACCGAGCCGGCCCGCTGGCGCGACAACCTGCGCGGGCTGGGGGTGTCTTTGGCAAAAGCGGGCCCCATGACGATTTCGCAGCGCAACGAGCTCC
This is a stretch of genomic DNA from Pseudomonadota bacterium. It encodes these proteins:
- a CDS encoding SurA N-terminal domain-containing protein, producing TPFPSRARPTMLDILRKHASSWIIKAMLAAIVISFVFFFGWSTFRKGMAKPSDAVGSVNGVPIAASEFRFLYDRNFERLKASFKEGEMPEFLQRMAAQGTLEQLVYRTLMLSTAEQLGAVVPDGALAAAIRDTAAAQRDGAFDLVFYKEQYLPYFKQRFGIDYEEFISQEIMVEDLRSMFGGISLSPPFPEEKGAEWTFEVVELDPDALKDTFKSPDEARSFAAMLIATEPARWRDNLRGLGVSLAKAGPMTISQRNELLGGRATFEDQREIFSLTEAGPVIKSPIERGGIIYVVRLASTTRTPAAAAAAPADQDFLRAWMEQLREKAVVRSFLDKGE